The proteins below are encoded in one region of Pelagibacterium flavum:
- a CDS encoding ABC transporter ATP-binding protein, with protein sequence MSLLNIEKLGLTIGGTRILDAVSLEIGAGQVLGLVGESGSGKSLTALSIMRLLPGGAKLAGRIGFEGRDLAAASEGEMNGLRGQAIGMIFQEPMTALNPLMTIGDQVAETVRVHRRMGRAEARALAAEKLERVGLPGNKISPSRYPHELSGGQRQRVGIAMAIALRPKILIADEPTTALDVTTQAQILDLLAGLVDEEGMGLMLITHDLAVVSQMADIVAVLRDGKVVEAGSARALIGVPQHAYTRRLLEASTHVPKRVRGAVGEVLLRVEGATRDYPLRSGLLSGGRKTFRALDGVSLTIARGESVGLVGESGSGKSTLARAILGLEPLDAGRVVFAGQVVERAGRAARLTLRDMQMVFQDPYGSFDPRHRVGRLVAEPLHLLGARAPRGAEREALVARALESVKIEPEAAGRYIHEFSGGQRQRIAIARALVIEPALIVLDEAVSALDVSIRAQVLDLLAEISQQATISYLFIAHDLQVVRAITDRVVVMEGGRIVEEGATDRVLSDPQHGYTQSLVEAAPRLIA encoded by the coding sequence ATGAGTCTTCTCAACATCGAAAAGCTGGGACTGACCATCGGCGGGACGCGCATTCTTGATGCCGTCTCGCTGGAGATCGGGGCGGGCCAGGTTCTCGGGCTCGTTGGAGAATCGGGGTCCGGCAAGTCGCTGACGGCGCTTTCGATCATGCGGCTTTTGCCGGGCGGGGCGAAACTGGCGGGCAGGATCGGGTTCGAGGGGCGCGATCTTGCTGCCGCAAGCGAAGGCGAGATGAACGGGCTGCGCGGGCAGGCCATCGGGATGATCTTTCAGGAGCCGATGACGGCGCTCAATCCTCTGATGACCATCGGGGATCAGGTGGCCGAGACGGTGCGGGTGCATCGGCGGATGGGGAGGGCGGAGGCCCGGGCCCTGGCTGCGGAAAAGCTCGAGCGGGTTGGGCTGCCCGGGAACAAGATTTCGCCCTCGCGCTACCCCCATGAGCTTTCGGGCGGGCAGCGCCAGCGCGTGGGGATTGCCATGGCGATTGCGTTGCGACCGAAGATTTTGATAGCGGACGAGCCGACAACGGCGCTGGACGTAACGACACAGGCGCAAATTCTCGATCTGCTGGCCGGGCTGGTGGATGAAGAGGGGATGGGGCTGATGCTGATAACCCACGATCTGGCCGTGGTGTCGCAGATGGCCGATATTGTGGCGGTGCTGCGCGACGGCAAGGTGGTGGAGGCGGGGTCGGCAAGGGCGCTGATCGGCGTGCCGCAGCATGCCTATACAAGGCGCCTGCTGGAGGCGAGCACGCACGTTCCAAAGCGCGTGAGGGGCGCAGTGGGCGAGGTGCTGTTGCGGGTCGAGGGGGCGACGCGGGACTATCCTTTGCGGTCGGGGCTCTTGTCTGGCGGCAGGAAAACGTTCCGGGCGCTCGATGGTGTGAGCCTGACCATAGCGCGGGGCGAGAGCGTGGGGCTGGTGGGGGAAAGCGGGAGCGGGAAATCGACGCTGGCGCGGGCGATCCTGGGGCTTGAGCCGCTCGATGCGGGCAGGGTGGTTTTTGCCGGGCAGGTCGTGGAGCGGGCCGGGCGGGCGGCGCGGCTTACGCTGCGCGACATGCAGATGGTGTTTCAGGACCCCTATGGGTCGTTCGATCCGCGGCACAGGGTCGGAAGGCTGGTGGCCGAGCCGCTGCATCTTTTGGGAGCGCGGGCGCCCAGGGGGGCAGAGCGGGAGGCGCTGGTGGCGCGGGCGCTCGAATCGGTAAAGATCGAGCCGGAGGCGGCGGGGCGCTATATCCACGAGTTTTCCGGGGGGCAGCGGCAACGAATTGCGATTGCTCGGGCGCTGGTTATCGAGCCGGCGCTGATCGTTCTGGACGAGGCTGTTTCAGCGCTCGACGTGTCGATCCGGGCGCAGGTGCTCGATCTACTGGCGGAAATTTCGCAGCAGGCAACCATAAGCTATCTGTTCATTGCCCATGATCTGCAGGTAGTTCGGGCGATCACCGACCGGGTCGTTGTCATGGAAGGCGGCAGGATCGTGGAGGAGGGGGCGACCGACAGGGTGCTCAGTGATCCGCAGCATGGGTACACGCAGAGTCTGGTGGAGGCCGCACCCAGACTGATCGCCTAA
- a CDS encoding TolC family outer membrane protein: protein MKFNKVLGVSVIALFGLVSTAQAESLTSAMAYAYENNPEIASSFLSVRAARQGIIAAEGARLPTIGASGTIGYSDSWPASAQDGWSDSIGLSYEQNLFDSGSSSAAISGAEAQYDAAVYGAKNTEQNVLLSVIQAYVNVVANRRIVQIRQESVGFVEAQVRSARDRLELGEGTQLEVSQAEASLAQSTASYQAAINNLRTSEANYQRWVGRAPGSLSGGYNFSSLLPSSLDAALARANSGHPALLASAAQLRAAQYGYEETLASFGPNLSLTGNVGAGGFTTPGSVGTSASIQLRLSVPIFVPSRDPSVEQANIGQIQTQLEGFATRDQIVEAVRQGWAGVQAATAQIEAATAAVAASRLALQATVDQNELGQATTLDVLDARASVASVEETLISAQSQRTIAAYSLIAAMGTLDAQHLGLPVQPRTVEGNVIVPAAAPTAPTDAWGNLR, encoded by the coding sequence ATGAAATTCAATAAAGTTCTGGGTGTAAGCGTCATTGCACTTTTCGGATTGGTCTCGACGGCGCAGGCGGAAAGTCTGACGTCGGCTATGGCATACGCCTACGAGAACAATCCCGAAATTGCGAGTTCGTTCCTTTCGGTGCGCGCTGCCCGCCAGGGAATAATTGCTGCCGAAGGGGCAAGGTTGCCCACGATCGGGGCCTCCGGAACGATTGGTTACAGTGATAGCTGGCCTGCCTCCGCGCAAGATGGCTGGTCGGACAGCATCGGGCTGTCCTACGAGCAGAACCTCTTTGATTCGGGCTCGTCGTCGGCCGCTATCAGCGGGGCCGAGGCGCAGTACGACGCTGCCGTGTATGGTGCCAAAAATACCGAGCAGAATGTTCTGCTTTCGGTGATTCAGGCCTATGTGAACGTGGTGGCCAACCGGCGCATCGTCCAGATTCGGCAGGAAAGCGTCGGGTTTGTCGAAGCACAGGTGCGTTCGGCGCGCGACAGGTTGGAGCTGGGCGAGGGCACACAGCTCGAGGTTTCACAGGCCGAAGCCAGCCTTGCGCAATCGACAGCGTCCTATCAGGCTGCGATCAACAATCTGCGCACCAGCGAAGCCAATTACCAGCGCTGGGTCGGGCGGGCGCCGGGGAGTCTCTCTGGCGGCTATAATTTTTCGTCCTTGTTGCCGAGTTCGCTCGACGCAGCACTGGCGCGGGCCAATAGCGGCCATCCGGCCCTTCTGGCATCGGCCGCGCAGCTGCGCGCCGCCCAATATGGCTATGAAGAAACGCTGGCGAGCTTCGGGCCGAACCTTTCGCTGACCGGAAACGTGGGCGCCGGCGGCTTTACGACGCCGGGTTCGGTCGGAACATCGGCATCAATCCAGTTGCGGCTGAGTGTGCCGATTTTCGTACCGTCGCGCGATCCGTCGGTCGAACAGGCAAATATCGGCCAGATACAGACCCAGCTCGAAGGCTTTGCAACCCGCGATCAGATTGTCGAGGCCGTGCGTCAGGGGTGGGCCGGGGTTCAGGCCGCCACCGCGCAGATCGAAGCGGCGACGGCCGCAGTTGCTGCGAGCCGGCTGGCGCTGCAGGCAACGGTCGATCAGAACGAGTTGGGGCAGGCTACGACGCTTGATGTGCTGGACGCGCGTGCGTCGGTTGCTTCAGTCGAGGAAACGCTGATTTCCGCGCAGTCGCAAAGAACGATTGCGGCCTATTCGCTGATTGCTGCGATGGGAACGCTGGACGCTCAGCATCTTGGTCTGCCGGTTCAACCGCGTACGGTTGAGGGCAATGTGATCGTTCCGGCCGCTGCGCCGACAGCGCCGACCGATGCGTGGGGCAACCTACGCTAG
- a CDS encoding protein-L-isoaspartate O-methyltransferase family protein produces the protein MDFSRARRTMVDNQLRTSGITDWRILDAMNRIPRERFVPDTHSDFAYSDEPIALSATRTMASPADFARLVQLAEISSQDVVLDVACGTGYSTAVLSLLANAVVALESDEILAGRANDILSDLDIGNAAAVAGPIEQGVAKEAPFDVIILEGAVDVVPPALLAQLRDGGRLVAVLGSGNAAVANLYVKTGNDVAPMPSFNVSIPVLGSFAEAPAFVF, from the coding sequence ATGGACTTTTCGCGCGCGCGCCGGACGATGGTCGACAACCAGTTGCGGACCAGCGGGATCACCGATTGGCGCATTCTGGACGCCATGAACCGCATTCCACGCGAGCGTTTCGTCCCCGATACGCATTCCGACTTTGCCTATAGCGACGAGCCGATTGCACTTTCGGCAACCCGGACAATGGCATCGCCGGCCGATTTTGCGCGGCTGGTGCAACTTGCCGAAATTTCGAGCCAGGACGTGGTGCTCGATGTGGCGTGCGGGACGGGATATTCGACCGCCGTGCTCTCGCTGCTGGCCAATGCGGTGGTGGCGCTGGAGAGCGACGAGATCCTGGCGGGGCGGGCCAATGATATTCTGTCCGACCTCGATATCGGCAATGCGGCGGCAGTGGCCGGGCCGATCGAGCAAGGGGTAGCCAAGGAAGCGCCGTTCGACGTGATTATTCTGGAGGGGGCCGTGGACGTGGTGCCGCCCGCACTGCTGGCCCAATTGCGCGATGGCGGGCGCCTGGTGGCTGTTCTGGGTTCGGGGAATGCGGCAGTGGCCAATCTCTACGTCAAGACCGGCAACGATGTGGCGCCGATGCCCAGCTTCAATGTCAGCATTCCAGTGTTGGGAAGCTTTGCGGAAGCGCCGGCGTTTGTATTCTGA
- a CDS encoding valine--tRNA ligase: MIEKTYEPSSVEGRIYSAWEEAGAFKAGAGSKPGAESYSVVIPPPNVTGSLHIGHALNNTIQDVLVRFERMRGKNVLWQPGTDHAGIATQMVVERRMMERQEPGRREIGREKFLEKVWEWKAESGGAILNQLKRLGASCDWSRERFTMDEGLSEAVLKVFVEMYRKGLIYRAKRLVNWDPQFETAISDLEVENTEVNGHMWHFKYPLAGGETYTYVEKDAEGNVVLEEERDYISIATTRPETMLGDGAVAVHPDDERYAPIVGKMCEIPVGPKEHRRLIPIITDEYPDPEFGSGAVKITGAHDFNDYEVARRNHIPMYVLFDTKANMRDDGAPYAEQAELAGKIARGEMDFDDAVTTAINIVPDEYRGLDRYEARKKIVADIDAEGQMVMVEDKKIMQPFGDRSKVVIEPFLTDQWFVKADVLAQPAIASVREGRTKFVPKSWENTYFAWMENIQPWCISRQLWWGHQIPAWYGPDGKVFVDYDEAGAAKAAAAHYGEPVELTRDEDVLDTWFSSGLWPFSTMGWPKQTKELESYYPTATLVTGFDIIFFWVARMMMLGLEFTGEEPFSTVYVHALVRDEKGQKMSKSKGNVIDPLELVDAYGADATRFTLAAMAAQGRDIKLAMSRVEGYRNFVTKLWNAARFLEMNECVRVDGFDPTTLSGALNQWIAGATARAVANVERAIVEYKFNEAANHAYDFVWGTFCDWFVELAKPTFSGADEAAKAETRATAAWALDQILKMLHPFMPFVTEELWAETGKTGPKRDGYLMLADWPVLDAVSYPQAGAELSWLIEVISAIRSVRTEMNVPAGAKVPLVLVGANAETLARIETHRAAIERLARVSTIDPVDAIPASSAQFVVGEASWGLPLADLIDIGAERQRLSKDVKKLEGEIGGLEKKLGNEQFLAKAPEEVIEEQKGRLAEAKARREKLQQALATLS; encoded by the coding sequence ATGATCGAAAAGACCTATGAACCCAGCTCGGTTGAAGGGCGCATCTACAGCGCCTGGGAAGAGGCGGGGGCCTTCAAGGCCGGCGCGGGCAGCAAGCCGGGCGCTGAAAGCTATTCTGTCGTCATTCCGCCACCCAACGTTACCGGTTCGCTTCATATCGGGCACGCGCTGAACAACACCATCCAGGACGTGCTGGTGCGCTTCGAGCGCATGCGCGGCAAGAACGTGCTGTGGCAGCCGGGCACCGACCATGCCGGCATCGCGACCCAGATGGTGGTCGAGCGCCGCATGATGGAGCGCCAGGAGCCGGGGCGTCGCGAAATCGGACGCGAAAAATTCCTCGAAAAGGTCTGGGAATGGAAGGCCGAGAGCGGGGGTGCGATCCTCAACCAGCTCAAGCGGCTGGGCGCCTCGTGTGACTGGTCACGCGAGCGCTTCACCATGGACGAAGGGCTGTCCGAAGCGGTGCTCAAGGTCTTTGTCGAGATGTACCGCAAGGGGTTGATCTATCGCGCCAAGCGACTGGTCAACTGGGACCCGCAGTTCGAGACTGCGATTTCGGACCTCGAGGTGGAGAACACCGAAGTCAACGGCCATATGTGGCATTTCAAATATCCGCTGGCCGGGGGCGAAACCTATACCTATGTGGAAAAGGACGCCGAGGGGAACGTGGTGCTCGAGGAAGAGCGCGACTACATCTCGATCGCGACCACACGGCCGGAAACCATGCTGGGCGACGGCGCCGTGGCGGTGCATCCCGACGATGAGCGCTATGCGCCGATCGTTGGCAAGATGTGCGAGATCCCGGTCGGGCCCAAGGAACACCGGCGGCTGATCCCGATCATCACCGACGAATATCCTGACCCCGAGTTCGGCTCGGGTGCGGTGAAAATCACCGGCGCGCATGACTTCAACGACTATGAGGTCGCTCGGCGCAATCACATTCCCATGTATGTGCTGTTCGACACCAAGGCCAATATGCGGGACGATGGCGCGCCCTATGCAGAACAGGCCGAACTGGCGGGCAAGATCGCGCGCGGCGAAATGGATTTCGACGATGCGGTGACCACGGCGATCAACATCGTGCCGGATGAATACCGCGGCCTGGACCGCTATGAAGCGCGCAAAAAGATCGTGGCCGACATCGATGCCGAAGGGCAGATGGTGATGGTCGAGGACAAGAAGATCATGCAGCCCTTCGGAGATCGCTCCAAGGTCGTGATCGAACCGTTCCTGACGGATCAGTGGTTCGTCAAAGCCGACGTTTTGGCCCAGCCGGCCATCGCATCAGTGCGCGAAGGGCGGACCAAATTCGTGCCCAAGAGCTGGGAGAACACCTATTTTGCCTGGATGGAGAACATCCAGCCCTGGTGCATTTCGCGGCAATTGTGGTGGGGCCATCAGATCCCTGCCTGGTACGGACCGGATGGAAAGGTGTTCGTCGACTATGACGAGGCAGGCGCCGCCAAGGCGGCCGCTGCCCATTACGGCGAGCCGGTGGAATTGACGCGGGACGAGGACGTGCTGGACACCTGGTTCTCCTCGGGGCTGTGGCCGTTCTCGACGATGGGGTGGCCAAAGCAGACGAAAGAGCTGGAAAGCTACTATCCGACAGCGACGCTGGTCACAGGGTTCGATATCATTTTCTTCTGGGTTGCCAGGATGATGATGCTGGGCCTTGAATTTACGGGTGAAGAGCCGTTCTCGACGGTCTATGTGCATGCGCTGGTCCGCGACGAGAAGGGCCAGAAGATGTCGAAGTCGAAAGGCAACGTCATCGATCCGCTCGAACTGGTCGACGCCTACGGGGCGGATGCGACGCGGTTTACGCTGGCTGCGATGGCGGCACAGGGGCGCGATATCAAGCTGGCCATGAGCCGGGTCGAGGGCTATCGCAACTTTGTCACCAAGCTTTGGAACGCGGCGCGCTTCCTCGAAATGAACGAATGCGTGCGGGTGGACGGGTTCGATCCGACGACCCTTTCGGGGGCGCTTAACCAGTGGATCGCCGGGGCGACGGCGCGGGCCGTGGCCAATGTCGAACGGGCAATCGTGGAATACAAGTTCAACGAGGCGGCCAACCACGCTTATGATTTCGTGTGGGGCACATTCTGCGACTGGTTCGTGGAACTGGCCAAGCCGACGTTCTCGGGCGCTGACGAAGCGGCAAAGGCCGAGACGCGGGCGACGGCGGCCTGGGCGCTGGATCAGATCCTGAAAATGCTGCATCCGTTCATGCCGTTCGTAACCGAAGAGCTTTGGGCAGAGACCGGCAAGACAGGCCCCAAGCGTGATGGCTACCTGATGCTGGCCGATTGGCCGGTGCTCGATGCGGTGTCCTACCCGCAAGCGGGCGCGGAACTGAGCTGGCTGATCGAGGTGATTTCGGCTATCCGGTCCGTGCGCACGGAAATGAACGTGCCGGCCGGGGCGAAAGTGCCGCTGGTCCTCGTCGGTGCCAATGCTGAAACACTGGCGCGGATAGAGACCCATCGCGCGGCTATCGAAAGGCTGGCGCGGGTTTCGACCATCGATCCGGTCGACGCGATCCCGGCCAGTTCGGCGCAATTTGTGGTGGGTGAGGCAAGTTGGGGCCTACCGCTTGCCGATTTGATCGACATCGGTGCCGAGCGGCAGCGGCTTTCCAAGGACGTCAAGAAGCTCGAGGGCGAAATTGGGGGACTGGAAAAGAAGCTGGGCAATGAGCAGTTTCTGGCCAAGGCGCCCGAAGAGGTCATTGAAGAGCAGAAGGGGCGTTTGGCCGAAGCCAAGGCGCGACGCGAAAAACTGCAGCAGGCGCTGGCCACGCTGTCGTGA
- a CDS encoding tetratricopeptide repeat protein, with protein sequence MPIVRSTAFALAATCSALLSLGTVLPAQAQSALDAAQELAQMLDGMTATELSGDNLVSALEGAADAGQPIALWQLGTMYETGAGVQKDPAKAFQYFSRIANENADAPPSSLDADIVAQSFVKIGDYYLHGVPDAGIPEDASRGHTLLMHAATYFGDADAQYRVGMLYLSPEGFGVNPLQGARWLSLAARKGHPGAQARLGEMLVLGNGIEAQPVEGLMWLNIAYRSALGTSDEGWIRELTDSAMAKADPAQAETALRAADTLGSQFAEF encoded by the coding sequence ATGCCTATAGTCAGGAGTACTGCGTTCGCTCTGGCTGCGACCTGTTCGGCCCTGCTGTCCCTCGGCACGGTGCTGCCGGCGCAGGCCCAGAGCGCTCTCGACGCCGCGCAAGAGTTGGCCCAGATGCTGGATGGCATGACGGCGACCGAGTTGAGCGGCGACAATCTGGTTTCTGCGCTCGAGGGGGCCGCTGATGCCGGCCAGCCCATCGCGCTGTGGCAGCTCGGGACGATGTATGAGACCGGGGCGGGGGTTCAGAAGGATCCGGCCAAGGCCTTCCAGTATTTTTCGCGCATTGCCAACGAGAACGCAGATGCGCCTCCGAGTTCGCTCGATGCGGATATCGTGGCGCAGTCCTTCGTCAAGATCGGCGATTATTACCTGCATGGGGTGCCCGATGCGGGCATTCCCGAGGATGCTTCGCGTGGCCATACGCTGCTGATGCACGCTGCGACCTATTTCGGCGATGCGGACGCGCAGTACCGCGTGGGCATGTTGTATCTGAGCCCCGAAGGGTTCGGTGTAAACCCGTTGCAGGGCGCGCGCTGGCTGTCTCTGGCGGCCCGCAAGGGGCATCCGGGTGCGCAGGCGCGGCTGGGCGAAATGCTTGTTCTGGGCAATGGCATCGAAGCGCAGCCGGTCGAAGGGCTGATGTGGCTCAATATCGCCTATCGCTCGGCACTCGGGACGAGCGACGAAGGATGGATCCGCGAGTTGACCGATAGCGCCATGGCCAAGGCCGACCCCGCCCAGGCCGAAACGGCTCTGCGGGCGGCGGATACGCTCGGTAGCCAGTTCGCCGAGTTTTAG
- a CDS encoding DUF2497 domain-containing protein: MDEILSSIRQIIADDDEAAAQKMPVAKASGPKAVPAPEPVPMPSVAEIDPFSDDDDDTVTPLALSPEQIVEAPAAEPEVAEPEPEVAEPEAEEMEMPSAASFDAAAELVVPDDVAFQSDQDEEPAREPAPKMQAEPKPQPAPKQTTNFAQAAPMPDPDLSSDLADELLEPATSAAVKNAFAKLGGPKAVPDMALGASGLTIEAMIREMLRPMLKEWLEENLPSMVERLIAQEIERASRG, translated from the coding sequence ATGGACGAAATCTTATCGTCGATCCGGCAGATCATTGCCGACGACGACGAGGCCGCGGCTCAGAAAATGCCGGTGGCCAAGGCGAGCGGACCCAAGGCCGTACCGGCCCCGGAACCCGTGCCAATGCCCTCGGTGGCTGAAATCGATCCATTCAGCGACGATGACGACGACACGGTGACGCCGCTGGCGCTTTCGCCCGAACAGATCGTTGAAGCTCCCGCTGCTGAACCGGAGGTGGCCGAACCTGAGCCCGAGGTGGCAGAGCCGGAGGCCGAAGAGATGGAAATGCCCTCTGCCGCGAGCTTTGATGCCGCTGCGGAGCTTGTCGTGCCCGACGACGTAGCGTTTCAATCCGACCAGGACGAGGAGCCGGCCCGCGAGCCAGCGCCGAAGATGCAGGCGGAACCCAAGCCGCAGCCCGCGCCCAAGCAGACAACCAATTTTGCGCAGGCCGCGCCTATGCCCGACCCCGATCTGAGCAGTGATCTGGCCGACGAATTGCTCGAGCCGGCAACCAGCGCGGCGGTGAAAAACGCGTTTGCCAAGCTCGGCGGCCCCAAGGCGGTGCCCGACATGGCGCTGGGCGCGAGCGGCCTGACCATCGAGGCAATGATCCGCGAAATGCTGCGGCCGATGCTCAAGGAGTGGCTCGAAGAAAACCTGCCCTCGATGGTGGAGCGGCTCATCGCCCAGGAGATCGAGCGCGCATCGCGCGGTTGA
- a CDS encoding LysE family translocator translates to MSTEFLITALIICLLPGSGVLYTLAVGLGRGFKASIAAAFGCTLGIIPSALASIVGLAAIFHASALAFQTLKYLGVAYLLYMAWSILRSGGAMGLDADRSPASMAKIATSGALINVLNPKLSLFFLAFLPQFVPLDTPHATATLLLHAAVFMAITFVTFVGYGACAAFARDYVISRPDVLKWIRRSFAGTFGLLGLRLALSDR, encoded by the coding sequence ATGAGCACCGAATTCCTGATCACCGCCCTGATTATATGCCTGCTTCCGGGCTCGGGCGTACTGTACACGCTGGCCGTTGGCCTTGGCCGCGGCTTTAAGGCCTCCATCGCCGCCGCCTTTGGCTGCACGCTGGGCATCATCCCCTCCGCTCTCGCCTCCATTGTCGGCCTTGCCGCCATCTTCCACGCCAGCGCCCTGGCCTTCCAAACGCTCAAATATCTTGGCGTCGCTTATCTGCTCTATATGGCCTGGTCGATCCTGCGCTCCGGTGGCGCCATGGGGCTCGATGCCGACCGCTCGCCAGCCTCCATGGCCAAAATCGCCACCAGCGGCGCCCTCATCAACGTCCTCAATCCCAAGCTCAGCTTGTTCTTTCTGGCGTTCCTGCCCCAGTTCGTTCCCCTCGACACACCCCATGCGACAGCAACACTGCTCTTGCATGCCGCCGTGTTCATGGCGATAACTTTCGTGACATTCGTGGGGTACGGGGCCTGCGCCGCATTTGCGCGTGATTATGTCATCTCCCGGCCCGACGTGCTCAAATGGATAAGGCGCAGCTTTGCGGGCACATTTGGCCTGCTCGGCCTGCGCCTCGCCCTTTCAGATCGCTGA
- a CDS encoding HesB/IscA family protein has product MTDTQLASNEVVLTERAAKRINRILSKEEPGTVLRIAVAGGGCSGFQYEYNIVKEAPTDDDLVLTRDGATVYIDSMSLEFMGGAEIDFVDDLIGQSFQIKNPNAVASCGCGTSFAV; this is encoded by the coding sequence ATGACCGACACCCAACTAGCATCAAACGAGGTCGTTTTGACAGAGCGCGCCGCCAAGCGGATCAATCGCATTCTGTCAAAGGAAGAACCCGGTACTGTCCTGCGCATCGCCGTAGCGGGCGGCGGATGCTCGGGCTTCCAGTACGAGTACAATATCGTCAAGGAAGCCCCCACCGACGACGATCTGGTCCTCACTCGTGACGGCGCCACCGTTTACATCGATTCGATGAGTCTCGAGTTCATGGGCGGCGCGGAAATCGACTTTGTCGACGATCTGATCGGCCAGTCCTTCCAGATCAAAAACCCCAACGCAGTCGCGTCCTGCGGCTGCGGCACGAGCTTTGCGGTCTGA
- the xth gene encoding exodeoxyribonuclease III: MRIATWNINGINARLPAVLTWLDETKPDIVGLQEIKCLDENFPRAEFESRGYNVETHGQKSFNGVALLSKLPFDEVHRGLPGNDEDPQSRLIEGVFSTEDGGVVRVCNIYLPNGNPVDTEKFPYKLGWMDRLYDFVEQRLAHEEPFILMGDFNLIPTGFDCHDPSVWWGDALFRPESLEKWRRIVNLGLTDALRATTSDQVFTFWDFQAGAWRRNAGIRIDHLLLSPQAADRLTGVTVHKDTRGWDKPSDHVPVEGDFTLAGHSAKAA; encoded by the coding sequence ATGCGCATAGCTACCTGGAACATCAACGGCATCAACGCACGCCTCCCGGCCGTCCTCACCTGGCTCGACGAAACCAAGCCCGACATCGTCGGCCTGCAGGAAATCAAATGCCTCGATGAAAACTTCCCGCGCGCCGAATTTGAGTCGCGCGGCTACAATGTCGAAACCCATGGCCAAAAGAGCTTCAACGGCGTCGCCCTGCTCTCCAAACTTCCCTTCGACGAAGTCCATCGCGGCCTGCCGGGCAATGACGAGGACCCCCAGTCCCGCCTCATCGAGGGTGTCTTTTCCACTGAAGACGGCGGTGTCGTCCGCGTGTGCAATATCTACCTGCCGAACGGGAATCCGGTCGATACCGAAAAATTCCCCTACAAGCTTGGCTGGATGGACCGCCTCTACGATTTCGTGGAACAGCGTCTGGCCCATGAGGAGCCCTTCATCCTGATGGGTGATTTCAACCTCATCCCGACCGGCTTTGACTGCCACGATCCATCAGTCTGGTGGGGCGATGCGCTGTTCCGGCCCGAGAGCCTCGAAAAATGGCGCCGCATCGTCAATCTGGGTCTAACCGACGCCCTGCGGGCCACAACCAGCGATCAGGTCTTCACCTTCTGGGATTTCCAGGCCGGTGCCTGGCGCCGCAACGCCGGCATCCGCATCGACCATTTGCTGCTCTCGCCCCAGGCCGCTGACCGCCTCACCGGCGTCACCGTCCACAAGGATACCCGCGGCTGGGACAAGCCCTCCGACCACGTCCCCGTCGAAGGCGATTTCACCCTCGCCGGCCACTCGGCCAAAGCGGCCTGA